A window of Roseovarius sp. THAF27 contains these coding sequences:
- a CDS encoding monovalent cation/H+ antiporter subunit A translates to MSLFFIVALPFFGALLPGLMNSAGRSSCAGVTFTVSLAAFIGLLTNLPTVLAGGTVMAQIDWMPALGLNFTLMLDGLGFFFAFLILGIGMLIIAYGRQYLSREDHMGEFFTYLLLFQGAMVGIVLSDNILLLLVFWELTSLSSFLLIGYWKHLPEGRQGARMALAVTGMGGLAMIGGMLILGQIVGSYDLSVILQNREMIQADPMYVPALILILLGCFTKSAQFPFHFWLPHAMAAPTPVSAYLHSATMVKAGIFLMARMWPVLSGTPEWFVIVTTAGLITMVLGAVIALFKHDLKALLAFSTVSHLGLITMLLGTGTAFGAMAAVFHILNHATFKAALFMSAGIIDHEAHTRDIRLLGGLRKLMPVTFVIATLAALSMAGIPFLNGFLSKEMMLEEANHTVLFNTWWFVPALAVVGSLFSAAYCFRFISHTFLGPVRDDYPAKPHDPPAGMWLPPAILVVLVVVIGVAPFLVQDFVFLVAKAVIGGVEPLDVKYIKIWHGLVPALYMSIAAVVGGLIVLLLFKPLLKLWDAAPRPEAKVIFEWIVETAAAGARALIHPIHNGSFTRYAAVGSAAIIVAGYYAWATGTVGEATREMQAPSAVTIAGWLMLVAATGALVLLHRNRFFSLILIGIVGLMVSVGFIFFSAPDLAMTQFTVEVVTIILLLLALNFLPKTTPVESSLLRRVRDAGVGVVGGLATFALSYHYLLRDAVSSPISEYHLANSYKGGGGTNVVNVILVDFRGFDTYGEIIVLGIAALLIYALTETLLNSKVRARLLNRTPDQPRAGDMHPMMMVVLTRVIMPVVMMVGFYIFLRGHNEPGGGFIAGLVVSIGVVMQYMASGFAWTSQRLRYPYHGVIGAGVLIAGLTGIGSWFVGKPFLTSDFTYVRIPPFEKFELATAALFDLGVFLAVVGAVMLSLESFSRLARRAHTPDTEHPMDIDPSRDDPPKTVGATGGPV, encoded by the coding sequence GTGTCCCTCTTCTTTATCGTAGCACTTCCGTTTTTCGGCGCCCTTCTGCCGGGCTTGATGAATTCGGCGGGGCGGTCGTCCTGTGCAGGGGTCACGTTCACGGTGTCGCTGGCCGCGTTCATCGGGCTTTTGACCAACCTTCCGACGGTTCTGGCCGGCGGGACGGTGATGGCGCAGATCGACTGGATGCCGGCTCTGGGGCTGAACTTCACGCTGATGCTGGACGGGCTGGGGTTCTTCTTTGCCTTTTTGATCCTGGGCATCGGGATGCTGATCATTGCCTATGGGCGGCAATACCTGAGCCGCGAAGACCATATGGGCGAGTTCTTCACCTATCTGCTGCTGTTCCAGGGCGCGATGGTGGGGATCGTGCTGAGCGACAACATATTGCTTTTGCTGGTGTTCTGGGAGCTGACGTCGTTGTCGTCCTTCCTGCTGATCGGCTATTGGAAGCATCTGCCCGAAGGCCGACAGGGCGCGCGTATGGCGCTGGCGGTGACGGGTATGGGTGGCCTCGCGATGATCGGTGGGATGCTGATCCTGGGCCAGATCGTGGGCAGTTACGACCTGAGCGTGATCCTGCAAAACCGCGAGATGATCCAGGCCGACCCGATGTACGTGCCGGCGCTGATCCTGATCTTGCTGGGGTGTTTCACCAAGTCGGCGCAGTTCCCGTTCCATTTCTGGCTGCCGCACGCGATGGCCGCCCCCACGCCGGTGTCGGCCTACCTGCATTCGGCCACCATGGTGAAGGCGGGCATCTTCCTGATGGCGCGGATGTGGCCGGTGCTGTCGGGTACGCCGGAGTGGTTCGTGATCGTCACCACGGCGGGGCTGATCACGATGGTGCTGGGCGCGGTCATTGCGCTCTTCAAGCATGATCTGAAGGCGCTCTTGGCGTTCTCGACGGTCAGTCACTTGGGCCTGATCACGATGCTGTTGGGCACCGGGACCGCGTTCGGGGCGATGGCGGCGGTGTTTCACATCCTGAACCACGCGACGTTCAAGGCGGCGCTCTTTATGTCGGCGGGGATCATCGACCACGAGGCGCATACGCGGGATATTCGCCTGCTCGGTGGGTTGCGCAAGCTGATGCCGGTGACCTTCGTGATCGCCACGCTGGCCGCACTCTCGATGGCGGGGATTCCGTTCCTGAACGGCTTTCTGTCCAAGGAAATGATGCTGGAGGAGGCCAACCACACGGTGTTGTTCAACACGTGGTGGTTCGTGCCGGCACTGGCGGTGGTGGGCTCGCTGTTCTCGGCCGCCTACTGTTTCCGCTTCATCTCGCACACCTTCCTTGGGCCGGTGCGCGACGATTACCCGGCCAAGCCGCATGATCCGCCGGCGGGCATGTGGCTGCCGCCCGCGATCCTGGTCGTGCTGGTGGTGGTGATCGGGGTCGCCCCCTTCCTGGTGCAGGATTTCGTGTTCCTTGTGGCCAAGGCCGTGATCGGCGGGGTCGAGCCCCTGGACGTGAAATACATCAAGATCTGGCACGGGCTGGTGCCGGCGCTTTACATGTCAATCGCCGCCGTGGTGGGCGGGCTGATCGTGCTGTTGCTGTTCAAGCCGCTGCTGAAGCTGTGGGACGCGGCGCCGCGGCCCGAGGCCAAGGTGATCTTCGAGTGGATCGTCGAGACGGCGGCGGCGGGCGCGCGGGCGCTGATCCATCCGATCCACAACGGATCTTTCACGCGCTATGCCGCGGTGGGGTCGGCGGCGATCATCGTGGCGGGCTACTATGCCTGGGCTACGGGCACTGTCGGTGAGGCGACGCGGGAAATGCAGGCGCCGAGTGCAGTGACCATCGCCGGGTGGCTGATGCTGGTGGCGGCGACGGGGGCGCTGGTGCTGTTGCATCGCAACCGCTTCTTCTCGCTGATCCTGATCGGGATCGTGGGGCTGATGGTGTCGGTGGGCTTCATCTTCTTCAGCGCGCCGGACCTGGCGATGACGCAGTTCACCGTCGAGGTGGTGACGATCATCCTGCTGCTTCTGGCGCTGAATTTCCTGCCCAAGACGACGCCGGTGGAAAGCAGCCTGTTGCGCCGGGTGCGCGATGCGGGTGTGGGCGTGGTCGGCGGGCTGGCGACCTTTGCGCTGTCCTATCACTATCTTCTGCGCGACGCGGTGAGCAGCCCGATATCCGAGTATCACCTGGCCAACTCGTACAAAGGGGGCGGCGGCACCAACGTGGTGAACGTGATCCTTGTCGATTTCCGGGGCTTTGACACCTATGGCGAGATCATCGTGCTGGGGATCGCGGCGCTGCTGATCTATGCGCTGACCGAGACGCTGCTGAACAGCAAGGTGCGGGCGCGGCTGCTAAACCGCACGCCGGACCAGCCGCGCGCGGGCGACATGCACCCGATGATGATGGTGGTGCTGACGCGGGTGATCATGCCGGTGGTCATGATGGTGGGCTTCTACATCTTCCTGCGCGGCCACAACGAGCCGGGCGGCGGGTTCATCGCCGGGCTGGTCGTGTCGATCGGGGTGGTGATGCAGTACATGGCGAGCGGTTTCGCCTGGACGTCGCAGCGGTTGCGCTATCCCTATCACGGGGTGATCGGCGCGGGCGTCCTGATTGCCGGGCTGACCGGCATCGGATCGTGGTTCGTGGGCAAGCCGTTCCTGACCTCGGACTTCACCTATGTGCGCATTCCGCCCTTCGAGAAGTTCGAGCTGGCGACGGCGGCGCTGTTCGACCTGGGCGTGTTCCTGGCGGTCGTGGGCGCGGTGATGCTGTCGCTGGAAAGCTTCTCGCGGCTGGCGCGGCGGGCGCATACGCCGGATACCGAGCATCCGATGGATATTGACCCGTCACGGGATGACCCGCCGAAAACGGTGGGCGCAACCGGGGGGCCTGTCTGA
- a CDS encoding Na+/H+ antiporter subunit C, which translates to MEFLVASAIGVMTAGGLYLVLRLRTFPVILGISLLTYAVNVFLFASGRLTVGAPPVLVDGVETYTDPLPQALVLTAIVISFGMTAVVVMIALGSFLGADDDHVDDQPEEDEDDVQAEGQQ; encoded by the coding sequence ATGGAGTTTCTTGTTGCATCGGCCATCGGTGTCATGACGGCGGGTGGGTTGTACCTCGTGCTGCGCTTGCGGACGTTCCCGGTGATCCTGGGGATTTCGCTGCTGACCTATGCGGTGAACGTGTTCTTGTTCGCCTCGGGGCGGCTGACCGTCGGGGCCCCGCCAGTGTTGGTGGACGGGGTGGAGACGTATACGGACCCGCTGCCGCAGGCGCTGGTGCTGACGGCAATAGTGATCTCGTTCGGGATGACCGCAGTCGTGGTGATGATCGCGCTGGGGTCGTTCCTGGGCGCGGATGACGACCACGTGGACGACCAGCCGGAAGAAGACGAAGACGACGTGCAGGCGGAGGGCCAGCAATGA
- a CDS encoding monovalent cation/H+ antiporter subunit D, with product MTHWIIAPVVLPALLAPFIVLAARFHFGIQRAFSVAGVVALIAISASLAWSVSGGDVILYQLSDWAAPFGIVLVGDRLSTLMVLLTSVLALFVLLYAIGSKWDERGWHFHALFQFQLMGIMGAFLTGDLFNLFVFFEVLLIASYGLMIHAGGNARLRAGVQYVLYNLIGSTLFLFALGSIYAEAGTLNMADLAERVTQIGAEETVGIRVAAVLLLLVFAIKAALVPLHFWLPSSYAEAPSPVAALFAIMTKVGAYAIIRVYTMIFPPDLEATAGLHVVWLMPAALVSLAIGMIGVLAAKKLDRLVAFSIIGSMGMVMVAIALFTEAGIAAALYYIVHSTLAGAILFLITDLARAGRDNLNLTAQPPVSGAPLTAGMFFVGAIAMAGLPPLSGFLGKLLVLDAAYDSAQMPWIWAVVLVSSLISVVGFARAGSNVFWKARSIARPEDAPVVAAPSALSYTAVGGLIALLIAHTVFAGQVHGYTRAISAQLFAPEPYISTVLETPGKLGRPEDKAKGGYGDDGHGDESHGAESHGDDAAHGESDAGYGADEQENGGH from the coding sequence ATGACCCATTGGATTATCGCGCCCGTCGTGCTGCCGGCGCTGCTGGCGCCGTTCATCGTGCTGGCCGCGCGGTTTCATTTCGGGATTCAGCGGGCGTTTTCCGTGGCCGGGGTCGTGGCGCTGATCGCCATTTCGGCGAGCCTGGCGTGGAGCGTGTCGGGCGGGGACGTGATCCTCTACCAGCTGAGCGACTGGGCCGCGCCCTTTGGCATCGTGCTGGTGGGCGACCGGCTGTCGACGCTGATGGTGCTGCTGACCTCCGTTCTGGCGCTGTTCGTGCTGCTTTATGCCATCGGGTCGAAATGGGACGAGCGGGGGTGGCATTTTCACGCGCTGTTCCAGTTCCAGCTGATGGGGATCATGGGGGCGTTCCTGACCGGCGACCTGTTCAACCTGTTCGTGTTCTTCGAGGTGCTGCTGATCGCGTCCTATGGTCTGATGATCCACGCGGGCGGCAACGCGCGGCTGCGGGCGGGGGTGCAGTATGTTCTGTACAACCTGATCGGCTCGACGCTGTTTCTGTTCGCGCTGGGCTCGATCTATGCCGAGGCGGGGACGCTGAACATGGCGGACCTGGCCGAGCGGGTGACGCAGATCGGCGCGGAGGAGACGGTGGGCATCCGGGTGGCGGCGGTGCTGCTGCTCTTGGTATTCGCCATCAAGGCGGCGCTGGTGCCGCTGCATTTCTGGCTGCCATCGAGCTATGCCGAGGCGCCGTCCCCGGTGGCGGCCCTGTTTGCGATCATGACCAAGGTGGGGGCCTATGCCATCATCCGGGTCTACACGATGATCTTTCCGCCCGACCTGGAGGCGACGGCGGGGCTGCACGTGGTGTGGCTGATGCCTGCGGCCTTGGTCTCACTGGCCATCGGGATGATCGGGGTGCTGGCCGCTAAGAAACTCGACCGGCTGGTGGCGTTCTCGATCATCGGGTCGATGGGCATGGTGATGGTGGCGATTGCGCTGTTTACTGAGGCCGGGATCGCGGCGGCGCTCTATTACATCGTGCATTCGACGCTGGCGGGGGCCATCCTGTTCCTGATCACCGATCTGGCGCGGGCGGGGCGTGACAACCTGAACCTGACGGCGCAGCCGCCGGTGTCCGGCGCGCCGCTGACTGCGGGGATGTTCTTTGTCGGCGCGATTGCCATGGCGGGTCTGCCGCCGCTCTCGGGGTTTTTGGGCAAGCTGCTGGTGCTGGACGCGGCCTATGACAGCGCGCAGATGCCTTGGATCTGGGCGGTCGTGCTGGTGTCCAGCCTGATCAGCGTGGTGGGCTTTGCCCGGGCGGGCAGCAATGTCTTCTGGAAGGCGCGCAGCATCGCGCGGCCAGAGGATGCGCCTGTGGTGGCGGCGCCGTCGGCGCTGAGCTATACCGCTGTCGGCGGGCTGATTGCGCTGTTGATCGCGCACACGGTCTTTGCCGGGCAGGTGCACGGGTACACGCGGGCCATCTCGGCGCAGCTGTTCGCGCCGGAGCCTTACATCTCGACCGTGCTGGAAACGCCGGGCAAGCTGGGCCGGCCGGAGGACAAGGCCAAGGGTGGCTATGGCGATGACGGCCATGGCGACGAGAGCCACGGTGCCGAGAGCCACGGCGATGACGCGGCCCATGGCGAGAGCGACGCGGGCTATGGCGCGGACGAACAAGAGAACGGGGGGCACTGA
- a CDS encoding Na+/H+ antiporter subunit E, which translates to MTRAFYWLFPHPFLTLLLTLVWVLLQNGFSAGMAVFGLILGIIIPWMTSIWWPDTPKGFNLFRMFSYGLIVIWDIIIANLQVAWIVLTVPNDKLKPAWIVVPLDLVKPEAITILAGTITLTPGTVSSDLSDEGHSLLVHVLHTDDPDAVRDEIKTRYEARLEEIFA; encoded by the coding sequence ATGACACGCGCGTTCTACTGGCTGTTTCCGCATCCGTTCCTGACCCTGCTGCTGACGCTGGTCTGGGTGCTGTTGCAGAACGGGTTTTCCGCCGGGATGGCGGTGTTCGGGCTGATCCTGGGGATCATCATCCCGTGGATGACCTCGATCTGGTGGCCGGACACGCCCAAGGGGTTCAACCTGTTCCGCATGTTCTCCTATGGCCTGATCGTGATCTGGGATATTATCATCGCCAACCTGCAGGTGGCGTGGATCGTGCTGACTGTGCCGAACGACAAGCTGAAACCGGCCTGGATCGTGGTGCCGCTGGACCTGGTGAAGCCCGAGGCGATCACCATCCTCGCCGGCACGATCACCCTGACGCCCGGCACCGTCTCGTCAGATTTGTCCGACGAGGGGCACAGCCTGTTGGTGCATGTGCTGCACACCGATGACCCGGACGCGGTGCGCGACGAGATCAAGACCCGCTACGAGGCCCGGCTGGAGGAGATTTTCGCATGA
- a CDS encoding K+/H+ antiporter subunit F, translating to MSNPADIMDIAIVISFVALALGQILSMVRLVLGPTPGDRILALDTMVINALGLVVMVGIYQGVQVYFEVTLLIAMLGFVSTVALARFILRGDIIE from the coding sequence ATGAGCAACCCTGCCGATATCATGGACATTGCCATCGTGATTTCCTTCGTGGCGCTGGCGCTGGGGCAGATCCTGTCGATGGTGCGGCTGGTGTTGGGGCCGACACCGGGCGACCGGATCCTGGCGCTGGACACGATGGTGATCAACGCGCTGGGGCTGGTGGTGATGGTGGGCATCTACCAGGGCGTGCAGGTCTATTTCGAGGTCACGCTGCTGATCGCGATGCTGGGCTTCGTCTCCACCGTGGCGCTGGCGCGGTTCATCCTGCGGGGGGACATCATCGAATGA
- a CDS encoding monovalent cation/H(+) antiporter subunit G: MSWLEIGNLAVAFCLLVGSGFVTVGVFGLLKFNDPMTRLHAPTKVGTLGIGMFLLASMIHSFLIGDRSYHEPLIMAFLFVTAPISAHFIAKVNIHKRACETPPSPPRDDTWSTLTDPDLEKEAEADAAKAQE, translated from the coding sequence ATGAGCTGGTTGGAGATCGGAAATCTTGCCGTCGCGTTCTGCCTGCTGGTGGGATCGGGATTTGTCACGGTGGGCGTGTTCGGCCTGTTGAAGTTCAACGATCCGATGACGCGCCTGCACGCGCCCACCAAGGTGGGCACGCTGGGGATCGGGATGTTCCTGCTGGCGTCGATGATCCATTCGTTCCTGATCGGCGACAGGTCCTATCACGAGCCGCTGATCATGGCGTTCCTGTTCGTCACCGCGCCCATATCGGCGCATTTCATCGCCAAGGTGAACATCCACAAACGGGCTTGCGAGACGCCGCCCAGCCCGCCGCGCGACGACACGTGGTCGACGCTGACGGACCCGGACCTGGAGAAAGAGGCCGAGGCGGACGCGGCGAAGGCGCAGGAGTAG
- the rpsD gene encoding 30S ribosomal protein S4, with translation MTKRTAAKYKIDRRMGENIWGRPKSPVNRREYGPGQHGQRRKAKISDFGLQLRAKQKLKGYYGDLTEKQFRRIFREAERLKGDTGELLIGLLERRLDAVVYRAKFVPTIFAARQFVNHRHVRVNGKLVNIPSYRVKEGDVIEVRDRSKQMAAILEATQLPERDVPDYIDVDNSKLTATFVRTPSLGDVPYPVMMEPNLVIEFYAQN, from the coding sequence ATGACAAAGAGAACGGCTGCCAAATACAAGATCGACCGCCGGATGGGCGAAAACATCTGGGGGCGTCCGAAATCCCCGGTCAACCGCCGCGAATACGGCCCCGGCCAGCACGGTCAGCGCCGCAAGGCGAAGATTTCCGACTTTGGCCTGCAGCTGCGCGCCAAGCAGAAGCTGAAAGGCTATTACGGCGACCTGACCGAGAAGCAATTCCGCCGCATCTTCCGCGAGGCCGAGCGTCTGAAAGGCGACACCGGCGAGCTGCTGATCGGCCTGCTGGAGCGCCGTCTGGACGCGGTTGTCTACCGTGCCAAGTTCGTGCCGACCATCTTTGCCGCGCGTCAGTTCGTGAACCACCGTCACGTGCGCGTGAACGGCAAGCTGGTGAACATCCCGTCCTACCGTGTTAAGGAAGGCGACGTGATCGAGGTTCGTGACCGTTCGAAGCAGATGGCCGCCATCCTGGAAGCCACGCAACTGCCCGAGCGTGACGTGCCGGACTATATCGACGTGGACAATTCCAAACTGACCGCGACCTTCGTGCGGACGCCGTCCTTGGGCGACGTGCCCTACCCGGTGATGATGGAACCGAACCTGGTCATCGAATTCTACGCGCAGAACTAA